The Loxodonta africana isolate mLoxAfr1 chromosome 1, mLoxAfr1.hap2, whole genome shotgun sequence genomic sequence TCAGGAGTCCTGGAGAAGACAGAGAACAGTGTGGTTTCCAAACCTAACTCTATGAACAAATGCTTTTCCCCCTCTTTCCGACCCTCAGGTTATAGCAATGcagtcagaagaaagaaaaaaaaaaatgccttaagTCTCCGTGACCCAATGCTACTCTAGAGCACAGGGCTTTTAAGCAGAAAGAAGAATCTCAGTACAAACTGCCTgatcagaagtctgaattcagtctTTCCAGATATTTCTGTCTCTTGTCTTGTCTCCTCTACTATAATTGTAGGAGAACCAAATCTCATTGTAAAAGGCAATGAAAGTGTATTACCTGTTGGTTGAGGTCCAGAGCGTGCtggggaagagagaagaagatgTATGTTTATAAGATGTAGAGCCACATCTGTCCCCACACACCACGTCCTCAGTTCTAGGTCTCCCACCTGAGATTTCTCTAACACCACACGCCATATCACATAACGGCAGAAAAGAGGGCCGAGTCTGAGAGCCTGCAATCTGTGAAGCTTCTGCCACACGAATCCAGTAGCATTTTATTTAGCTTCAGTAGTTCCTCTTTCATCTGCCCCAGGATCCTGACCCAAGATCTCCATGCACAGTAGCCTTTCTTTTACCTGCCACAGGTTATGACCCCTGTGCTTTGACAAAAGAGCAATGGGCTCTTTATTTCTGCATGCCCCAAAATTTGGGATTGACAGGAAAACAAAAGCATTATACAAGATCATTGCTATATAGAAAAATGAGTTGAACAAAGCCCTATTTCCTCCTCAGGGGAGTCCATGGGGAACCCCAGCTCCCACCAGCTTCCTTACCCTTCTGGTTCCTGAAGTGGATGAACAGCCCCGCCCCAAGGAAGAGCAGACCCAGAACCAAGCCCCCGATTCCACTCAGCACCTTGCTCTGTGCAGATCCCGATTGTGCCCCTAAGAGAAGAAGCCAGCTTTAGTGATTTTTACCCCAAATCCAACTTCTCTAATTGAGATTCTGAGATTCAGAGCTTTGAGAATGGGGGAAGAAGTCTGTTCTGCAAAATAGAATAACTGGTCACTTGAGGACGACAAAGTTTTCACAATCTTGTTGAGGAGGTACAAGGTTGATGCACTGaactcattaatatcacaccctgACATGAGGTTTGACCACACATCTGATGTGTGAGGAGCCTGGGACTCAGTGAGCTTCAGTAGCTTGTCTAGAGTGACAGAGCTAATAAAGGGCAGAGCTGAGATCGCATTCCCCTCAGGTCAGGAAGGGCCCTGCATTGTAGAGGACGCTCCTCTCCTCAGATCACAATGACCATCTATACAGCTCAGAGCAACAGCACAGGAAGCGGAAGCCCAGCCGAGGAAGCAGGGGCCTGGTACCCAGGGCCAAGAGGGTGACTGTGTCCTGTGATATCATGAGAAGATTCAAACAGGGACTATTTCATTACTGCCTGCTAGGCATAATTACCTCCCCAGGGGTATAGGTATTTGTGGAAAGGATCACAGAGCTTCTACCCTCAGTGACCTGTGCTGAAGGAGGGGAGAACATGAACCAAACGAAAACATGGTGTGGGAAGAAAAGAAACCCTACACTCAGGAATAAGCAAAAGCCCCCTTCTTGCTGAGTGAGGAACTAATGAGGTCAGAGAGCTTCTCACTCCATTCCACTGTGACAGGGCTCGTCAGGCTTGGGTGGTCCACTTGGCAGGAGTAAACTTCTCCACTCTGAGGAATGGTTTCAAGCATCACCAGGATCTGGAAGGTCCAGTCTCCATTCTGGATCAGGCCTGTGGAGACAACCCCAGCCTCCTCTTCCTGGCCATTCCGGAACCATTTGACTTCAATGTGTCCTGGATAGAAACCATTCACAGAGCAGACCAGGAGGCTGTGGTGCTGCAGGGGCTGAGTCTTTGCCAGATACACAGTCACCACAGGCTCAACTAGGAgagaaaaggcagagagaaaaagtGAGGAAGTCGTAGTAAGTCTTCTTGGCTGTCTTTTTGTCTCTCTTCAAACCTAGtctgtcatattttttttttttaaattgctgtctagtggattttgactcatagcaaccctacacggtttcccaggagcagctggtggactcaaactgtcaatcttttggttagcagctgagctcttaacgactatgccaccaaggctcccaagTCTTGCTCAGGTCTCCCTCAAGTTGGCCATGTGGCCATAAGAGTCAGTATGTCAGGGGCCTTGAACTTAAACCATTAGATTTGAGAGACATTGGTAACATTGTGGGTTTTTAGATAATTGAAACAGTTATTCACTGCTTTAATCTTCGTAAAGCATATAGTGTTTAATGAAAAGCATGGCTTTAAGTGCCAAGGTGGCTGGGCTCAAATCCAGGCTCTGCCTCTTACTGGATGTTCCTGGGAGGTTTTTTAATTTCTTGGTGCTTCAACTTTCTCACTTGTGGTGAGGAATAATAAGTTAATAAACTTATCTCTTAGTGTTATGTGAGAACTGATGCaattaaaatacacaaaacagtAACTGGATTTAGTATTCAATATTTGTTTGTTATTTATTATCCTTGTTTACTCTGAGAGAAAAGGTGATTCAAAGTGGTGTGGAGAGATTGGGGAACAGCAGTGGGATAGGTGGGGAGATAAGAGCATGGAGTCCTAGAATGCTGTCTGGATGCGCTCACACCTTTATAGCCACAGAAATGGTTCTACCACTGGGAGGCAGGAATAGACAGAGGTGATTCTCTAACTCTGTGAGTTGAGTCCCAAGGAAAGCAGGGGGGTCTGGTGGGATAAAGTCATAAGGGAAGCCATTCATTCAAAAAAGTTCTAATATGTACTGTCCTCTGTTCAATGTCTCTCCTTTTTCAAAACAAACATATCTAGTATTGGAATTGTTACCCTTTTACAATTGTCTCTCTTTCCAAACTGACATTTGAGGTCAGGGCAGTGTCTGGGGCTCATTAATATATGTGCTTAAGGCTTTGGCCAATCTTGGAGACTAGCAGATCCTCTGTAAAtacaactattttttaaaaacaaggagAAACTTGGGAGGCAACTTTTTCACAATGTCACAAAGTAGTAGATTTAAGATTGATAGTAAATCATTACCAACAATTTTGCAAAGCCTTTCATTTAATCAAAATGTTTAAATTCTTAACATTGAAAATAAGAGAGTCAAAGTATAAACcagaaagtgaagaaaatgtgGAATCAAATAGCAGCAATAGGTTAGTAATCTTACTTCCTAGAGAACCcatttctctgaaaaaaaaactagaaccCTAGAGATAACAGTCAATAAATAATTCTTAGAGTAgtaattaaaaatggccaataaatatatgaaaaaacatttaatagcctcagaaataaagaaatggaaattaaaaataaaaaagaaaatttcaaccGAATATtcagcagaattaaaaaaaaaaaaaaagacctgacaaaGGAGACTATGGGGTAAATTGTGTTACAACCATACAAAAGAGTAATATGAAGCTAGTTGAATaatggtattttaaaaattgcAGCATCAGTATGTTAGTAAAAAAATATACTTCAAAAAAACTATTTTCAGAATTATTTCAAccatgtaaaaatatatacattaaaaagatAGCAAGAAATTTAGACCTAAAAGAAGCCTCAGAAAGGTTAGAGGTGCCTTAGAATTTCCTTCTCTTCCACCgcccaaaagataaataaataaactactcCGCCGGTACTTTTCCCTCAGTGAAAAACTTACGCAAGCAAACAACACACACTTTTTATTTCGGGGATTCATGGCTGAGAAGGTCCTGTGTTAAGGACAGCCTGGGAGGAGCCCCACATTATCCCACATGTtgactctcccatctcccctcccccTCAGCTCTCCCCACAGCGGCCCCAGGAAAACCTGAGGGCCCCCCTCCTGTACCCACAAATCCCACACACCACACTCTGCCTCCCTTTGCCCCTCACACtccagcctgcaccacacacacacacacacacacacacacacacacacacacacacagtccccccccccgccccccagcgcTCACCTCTCCGCTGCACCGTGAAGCTCTCACCAACCCCGTAGTTGTGTCTGCAGTAATTGTCCACCTGGCCCCTCTTGCGATCCAGGAGCTCCTTCTGGCCGTTCCAGTACTCGGCGTCCGGCCGCCCCAGCTCCGTCACCGCCCTGTACTCCCCCACGTCGCTGTCGAAGCGCGCGTACTCCTCCCGATTGTAGATGTATCTCTCCATAAACCGCACCCGCTCCGTCCCGTTGGTGAAGTGACACTCAGACTTAGCCATCTCCAGGAAACGTGCTGTGGGGACAGGAAACATGCGGTCACCGGCGGCCTCTCCGGAAGAAACTGACGGCGAAGCCACCAGTCAGGGGCCCCTGGCGCGAGGTGGCGGCACTAAAGACCCCTGAGGGGCTCCACCCGCGACACCAAGCCACCGGCCTGTGCGGCTTCATCTTTCACCCGCCTGATCCTGATTGAGGCCCCGCAGGGCGGAGGGCGCCCGCCTGGTCCCAGGTCCTGTGATCCTCTCCTGCTTAGACACTGGGCGGGACACCTCCAGGTCGGGGCCAGATGAGGATTCGCCCCCATCCCCGCCgtctacggaaaccctggtggctagtggttaacagccaggctactaaccaagaggtcggcagttcaaatccaccaggtgctccttggaagccctacggggcaattctactatgtcttatagggtcgctatgcgtcgggaACCACTGGACCGCatagggtttgatttttggtttcgGGTCTACACCACCCATTCCTGAAGCCTCCCATCCTCTCACCTCCCACAGTTCTTCACCTGTTTCCCTGAACACTTGCCACCTCCTCCATTCTGTAGACACTTCTGTTGTCCTGACCTGTGACCCCTGTGCTGCCCCCTGGGAATCCAAAGGAGGGAAAATCAGATTTCTCTCCTCCACTCAGGGAGCTGAAATTGTAGTGAAAGTgccacataaaaaccaaacacacaagacATTACACAGGAGTGAGAACTGTCAAAAAAGGAAAAGTGTGGCCTTCTGTACAGAGGATAATGGTGGGATCTGGATTGCCTTAGGTGCCAGAGAAGGAAGGACACTCTGAAATGTGACATTTAAGACGATGTTAGGGAttcaattgtgttcccccaaatatgtgttgtaaatcctaatgagttttctttgttacgttaatgactCAGTATgactgtagggtgtgtcttaagtcaatcccttttgagatgtaaaaagagcAGTCTGAACAACAAGCAGacatgggggaagatagatgccaagccacatctAGGTCTCCCAAAAGAGAAATTCAAAGACACAAGAACTtccctccagggccaacagagagagaaacccttccccaaGAGTCAGCACCCAGATTTCAGATGTCTAGTCCCctaaatggaaaccctagtggcacagtggtcaagagctatgactgccaaccaaaaggctggtagctcgaatccaccaggtgctcctcggaaaacctatggggcagttctactctgtcctacagggtctctatatcagaatcgactggatagcaacaggtttgcttttttgggagcctcctaaactgtgagaaaatagatttctgtttgttaaagccacccacctgtggtatgtctgttataccagcactagataaccaagacagacaaCATGAAATACTAAGCTGATGTGAGCTAGGGGAAGAGTGGGGCGTGTGTGGATTTTGGGCTAGCAGGTAGGCACAGTGCAGGTAAAGGTAGTACCATGTGCAAAAGCTCAAAAGAATCTATGAACTTCttcaagaaaccagaagaaaagacttcactgaagcacagagagtgaAGGGAAAGGGACAGAAAAGATCCGGCTGGAGAAATCACACGGAGCCAGGTACTTAAAGCCTTGTAGGTGATGTTAGGATTGTGGATTTATATAGAATGTAATAGGAACTGAGAAACTATTGTTTTGAGCAGATTAATACCATGATCTAATACAGGTACCCTATTCCTTATTTACatttcaaaatccaaaaatttctgaaaacaagaagaaaaaagaagcatTTTGTAACTTTGGTGCCGAAACTCATTTGGCAAATCTGGCCAGATGAGATAAGGGGTGAGATGTGTGTCAGAGCTCTGATGTACCATACATGCTTCTGTACATTCTTCTGAGCtttgtttttaagtttatttGACTATGAACTGTgaaactgtcaaaaaaaaaaaaaagttaaagaataACCTCTtagtttaaaatgataaaaataaaaggacAAGTCAGATGTtcaagtatagaatatagaatcaCTGCAGGCCTTTGAGGCATCACAGTTAAAAATACTTGTGGCAGTCACCCCCATGGATGACTTCAGAACATAAAGGCAAGTTGTTGAAAGTTAGCAGAGATGCTAATGACCAAGAACTCATGAAATATTGAAAACCATTgcataaggcaaaaaaaaaaaaagttaagatccTGAACTtgaatttattgaataaatgcaaCTACAAAGTGGAAAATTTTCTAATGTTTTGGCAGGGAAAGAAGCTAAAATAAACCATGAAAAAGTGAGTTGGGAGGTGTGTGTATGTCTAACCTATGAGTCtagaactttcagaagcagcacAGTGTAAGCCAGTGTGTGTAActctattgacattttggactgaATAATTCCTCGTTGTGGAGGGCTCTCCTACGCATTGtggatgttcagcagcatccctggtctcacCCACTAGATACCAATAGCATCTTCAGTTGTGACAAAGAAAATtcctccagacattgccaagtgCCCCCTGAGGGACAAATTGTCCCTGGGTGAGAATCACTGGTGAAAACCATCTGAGAAGTCTGTGGTGAAGAAGTCCGTGTTCACTATGAAGTAGATGAAAATTACATGGAAAATTGTGCCAAATTACATCTGATGAAAACCTTAGTGGAGAACAAGTTTATTTTGCTGGAAAAACAGATCTGAACTGGGACTGGATtcttaaagaaacagaaaattcctGATGTCTAAGGAGAGAGTAGAAAAAGCTCTGATGGATTCTCACAGCAGGTGTGCTAACGCTCACGCTCTCCCCAAACACAGTGAGCAGTGCTCAGTGCCACTGAATTGTCCACGCAGAGACTGTGAGATGGGTGCCTGTTTTGTggtgcatattttcaccacaatgaaaaaaaaagagagtaatcaatggaaaagcccaaattcaggatgtctgAAAGGAGTATTTTATGTGTGctttaattttcaaaaagaaaaacatggagAACCAGAGATCTGATTTCTGTCTGGTTTATTAATCACTCTCTATCAGTGGCTTAAGttcattatacaaaaaaaaaaaaaaacccagctgccatcgaatcgattgaaatgggagaaaaatataaaattgtatTGTCTGTGTACAACTGTTCCATACACACTCTTTCCTGAACTTTGTGTAAAAAGTAAACTTTATGGCTTTCAATTTCTCCCGGTGAGACATCTGTATTGAAGCCTGTGTCCGAGGACTCTTTTGTCCCACGAAGAAagctgctgccgttgagtcaattacaattTATAGCGACATTATAGGTCAGtatagaactgcgccatagggtttccaaggctgtaatctttatggaaggagccctggttgcacaatggttaagcgataagctgctaattgaaaggttagcagttcaaatctagcctccacgggagaaaatacctggtgatcttttcccgtaaagatttcagcctaggaaaccctttggggcagttctacagtgtcatacagggtccctatgaatctgaattgactcagcggcacacaacaacaacagttatggaagtagattgccacatctatctcctacagggcagttggtgggtttgaaccgccgacctttaggctagcagcccaGAGCTATAAACAGTTTTTAAACTCTGTATTGCCGCAGTTTACAGATGTCAAGGAATCCAAAACTTTCTGGAAAAAGTCAATTGCTGGTGCTTGTTAAGATGCTAAAATTAAGAAATCAACCTTTAGAAATGTTTGGCACAGACTGTGAGCTGTCCTGACTTTGCAAATGAGCTAGCTGATGACGGTTTGAAAAACTGTCACGtcaagaaggagaagaaaatgaTAACAAACTTCAATATATGATGGACGTTCATCAGGGAAAGGTTTCAATAAGTCAGAGGAAGCTGACATCCAAATTACTGAGCACTGACAATGAGGCCCCTGCTGGGCATTCCTGGGGTGACAGGAACATGGCAGTGGTGACATGGAGAGCTCAGGTGGAAAGGTCCCCAAAGGTGACATGGTGAGAACAGGGGATCAGTTAATTAACAGCCTTGAACAGGTGCATTCACTACAGAGCCTGAGCGTGTGGCAGCTTCCTCAGTGAGGGAGACGCTGCTGACACAGAGCTGCAATGGTGCTGCGAGGAGCTTTAAAATGACAGTCTAGGGAGCGCTGCTTCTTCCTTTGTGAATTTCATTCCTGGAAAAAATGAATTGTCCAACCCAACTTGATGATGAAGAGAATAACGACCCTGATTTACCGACCTCTCTGAGATCCTCAGGGAACAGGATGTAATAAGTGTGGATATGTATTAGCTTAATATTTAGCTTAACGCAAGTCATATGTAAGTTGGAAGCATTACTCAATATTTTCTCTCAGAAAAACATATTGGaatatttattctatatttacctATTTCATTTGCTATTTCTTATTATCAAGATTGTCTCCAATACTACATAGGGCTATTCTTCCATAAACCTGAGTATTCAGAGGTTTGGGTGTAGAAATATTGATGTGTTTGGTTATAGGTTACTTCTCTTTATTCCAGTGAAGATGTTTGTAATTAATTGGgaaagttaattttttaaatccaaAATTCTAATTTCCACAGGACATCTGGCTCCAAgaacttcagaaatgaaattctAGATCTGTATATATTTTCAGGTATCACTGACAACACAGTAAAAAGTGAAGTGGATATGGACAAAGGCAAGAGTGGAAGAAAAGAGATGAGTTTGGGGGCTTCTAGAGTAATCCAGGCACGAGATGACAGCGGACTGAACAATGGCAGTAGACAGGGACCTAGAGGTGGTGGGCAGACTTGAGACTTATTTTGGATGTCACATTCATGGATATGTGGATGGAGAGAAAAATCATAGCTTGCACTGAATTAAGAGTACAGTGCATCAGGAAGTATTTCCAGTGCTTTACATATATCGCCTcttttaatcctcagaacaactcCATGAAGGAGAtagtattttcctcattttacaatTGGAGCAACAAAACCCCTGAGGGGCTAAATGACTTGCCCATAGCCAAGTATTTCATGGCAGGTGAAGCAAGGATTAGAGCTCCGGAAATCTGGCTCCGGTGTCCTAGCACTTCACCAGGACATGATTCTAACTTCCTGCAAGTCCTCAATTACATGTTCTGCCACAGCTTCTGTGCCTGTGTCCTTAGTAAAGATTGACAGTGACCTCATTATTCCAAATTCACTAGATGGTTCTCAATCATCATTTCAATTTCTCTGCAGTTTTCAACACTGGCCACCGCATCTTCTAACCTTATCAAACTGTTGAAATACTTAGACTTTTTCACTTCCCCTTTTCATCCCAGGTTCTCATAACCATAATCAGTACACAGGCATCACACAGGAACTCTGCTAATTTCACTCTACACACCCATATCTGAATTTTCAACCCTTCCAATTATACGTCTTGTACTCAGTAACTGTAAAATGTTGCTACGCTTTATGTTTCTTGTGAGAATTACTGGTTTTGTGCCTAACCAGTCAACATTGCCTACAAAGATACTCTAGTGCTTCCTTGCTATTGGCCAAACATCTCTGGTTCTCAGTTCCCCCCAACTTctcttcaaaccaaaaaaaaccaaacccagtgccatcgaatgaTGACGAACTTCTCTTCAG encodes the following:
- the LOC100675728 gene encoding DLA class II histocompatibility antigen, DR-1 beta chain-like isoform X1, producing the protein MVCLWFPWGTWMAALTLILMMLSPPLALSRDTRSRFLEMAKSECHFTNGTERVRFMERYIYNREEYARFDSDVGEYRAVTELGRPDAEYWNGQKELLDRKRGQVDNYCRHNYGVGESFTVQRRVEPVVTVYLAKTQPLQHHSLLVCSVNGFYPGHIEVKWFRNGQEEEAGVVSTGLIQNGDWTFQILVMLETIPQSGEVYSCQVDHPSLTSPVTVEWRAQSGSAQSKVLSGIGGLVLGLLFLGAGLFIHFRNQKARSGPQPTGLLS
- the LOC100675728 gene encoding DLA class II histocompatibility antigen, DR-1 beta chain-like isoform X2 — its product is MVCLWFPWGTWMAALTLILMMLSPPLALSRDTRSRFLEMAKSECHFTNGTERVRFMERYIYNREEYARFDSDVGEYRAVTELGRPDAEYWNGQKELLDRKRGQVDNYCRHNYGVGESFTVQRRVEPVVTVYLAKTQPLQHHSLLVCSVNGFYPGHIEVKWFRNGQEEEAGVVSTGLIQNGDWTFQILVMLETIPQSGEVYSCQVDHPSLTSPVTVEWTRSGPQPTGLLS